One window from the genome of Gimesia aquarii encodes:
- a CDS encoding sodium:solute symporter family protein → MSSIVIGLWANRYVGNLSDYLVAGRKLRLRLALATMTGTELGLVTVMYMAELGFMKQYASLYLAFLEAGAVLLIGITGFVVYRLRASSIMTIPEYYEKRYSSHVRIVGATVMVVSGVLNMGLFLKAGSQFVTAISGMQDEMSLKLIMTGLLLLVLFYTVLGGMVSVVITDLIQFLILGTGMVIVTGVVFWSIGWEGFSAIVTTQNGYFNPFDSHNPSGKGPGIGWLEIIQMTVVIGSAAMLWPTSAARTLSCQSAEVAQKLYTLSSVSFLARRALPVFWGIGTFAFFASQPALFAEFEEAVKTNASITSLSAMPLFLAKVVPTGLLGLVTAGMIAAFMSTHDSYLLCWSGVITQDIVAPLAGPMSQRSRILITRIAIFIIGAMLLTWGLWYEVSSDLWGYLAVTGTVYLSGAIPTVVGGLYWKRGSQAGALAAILGGLLGLSAMGPCVGYINEKFSLGVNGTHLTLITFAFSIILYIAVSIIFPDKAPQTETVETSTFS, encoded by the coding sequence TTGTCATCAATCGTAATTGGTTTGTGGGCCAATCGTTACGTCGGTAATCTTTCTGATTATCTGGTTGCGGGGCGTAAACTACGTCTTAGGCTCGCGCTGGCAACAATGACTGGGACAGAACTTGGATTAGTCACGGTCATGTACATGGCGGAACTTGGTTTTATGAAGCAATATGCTTCTTTGTATCTCGCATTTCTGGAAGCAGGGGCCGTGTTACTCATTGGGATAACCGGTTTTGTGGTCTATCGCTTACGTGCTTCTTCGATCATGACAATTCCCGAATATTATGAGAAACGCTATTCATCCCATGTTCGAATTGTAGGTGCCACGGTCATGGTCGTTTCAGGTGTATTGAATATGGGGCTGTTTTTGAAAGCGGGTTCTCAATTTGTGACGGCAATTTCTGGAATGCAAGATGAAATGTCACTCAAACTGATCATGACCGGACTGCTGTTGCTTGTACTCTTCTACACAGTATTGGGGGGGATGGTATCTGTAGTCATCACCGACCTGATTCAGTTTTTGATTCTGGGTACTGGTATGGTGATTGTCACGGGGGTTGTATTCTGGTCGATCGGTTGGGAAGGTTTCTCGGCAATTGTGACAACACAAAATGGTTATTTTAATCCTTTTGATTCGCATAACCCTTCCGGTAAAGGGCCGGGGATTGGCTGGTTGGAGATCATCCAGATGACAGTCGTCATTGGGTCTGCAGCAATGCTATGGCCGACTAGTGCCGCCAGAACACTTTCCTGCCAGAGTGCGGAAGTTGCTCAGAAACTTTATACTTTAAGCTCAGTTTCATTTTTAGCGAGACGTGCATTACCTGTTTTCTGGGGCATTGGCACATTTGCTTTTTTTGCTTCACAGCCGGCGCTGTTCGCTGAATTTGAAGAAGCCGTCAAGACGAATGCCTCAATCACTTCGTTATCAGCCATGCCTCTCTTTCTGGCGAAAGTAGTACCTACAGGATTATTAGGACTTGTGACGGCGGGTATGATTGCCGCTTTTATGTCGACTCACGACAGCTACTTGCTCTGCTGGAGTGGTGTCATTACACAGGACATTGTGGCACCGCTTGCGGGACCGATGAGCCAACGTTCTCGAATTTTGATAACTCGAATTGCGATTTTCATCATTGGCGCGATGTTGTTGACTTGGGGGCTCTGGTATGAAGTCAGCAGTGATTTGTGGGGCTATCTTGCTGTGACAGGGACCGTTTATCTCTCAGGAGCCATTCCTACAGTAGTGGGAGGCTTATATTGGAAACGAGGTAGTCAGGCAGGGGCTCTAGCAGCGATTCTCGGTGGGCTACTGGGTCTTTCGGCAATGGGGCCTTGTGTGGGATATATTAATGAAAAATTCTCATTAGGAGTGAATGGAACACACCTTACTCTAATTACGTTTGCATTTTCTATCATACTTTACATTGCTGTGTCTATCATATTTCCTGATAAAGCACCTCAAACAGAGACAGTAGAAACGAGCACTTTTTCATAA
- a CDS encoding small basic protein: MSLDKSLKSKSSLVRARNVLKRAERIEKLKFEDRWAEGQCALGLPKVRVEKISIGKKKKKKKEEDSDD; the protein is encoded by the coding sequence GTGTCACTCGACAAAAGTTTGAAGAGTAAAAGTTCGCTGGTACGTGCACGCAACGTACTGAAGCGCGCAGAGCGAATTGAAAAATTAAAGTTCGAAGACCGTTGGGCCGAAGGTCAATGTGCCCTCGGTTTACCTAAAGTTCGTGTTGAAAAAATTTCTATTGGAAAGAAGAAGAAAAAGAAGAAAGAAGAAGATTCAGACGATTAG